A stretch of Eleutherodactylus coqui strain aEleCoq1 chromosome 2, aEleCoq1.hap1, whole genome shotgun sequence DNA encodes these proteins:
- the LOC136612485 gene encoding oocyte zinc finger protein XlCOF29-like, with protein sequence MPSCIVKGCSFSWKKKDPTITIHAFPRSKEMIKAWLTQTGQDFGDIDAFTDKVFEGKKTDAFRICSQHFTPDSYTNEGMRRSLKKDALPTIFNCTVQATTTVKKIQKKKERPPRPKSAKKIRSRMTQRILNITLEIIYLLTGEDYTVVKSRKRAKMRELGELDVPQTPSTVAPPPPSHSNEENNDRRILELAYKIIQLLNGEEGDYLEGHHDFYADMLNNEQSFRSHDLSEHGLVLYTSDNKEESMLYEEGTFMNASIYTPGGHHPYLSAHDKDESISQEEEGELIDTDITCTLVKEEPQSCDEDNFTDTDGWVLADHTQEDSSSVQEENDLYDKGKKSGKGRKQQDSSTNVEEHIVQKRSTPTANASLSCKDGNLRTESSSTGDSEKRGMQSKKAHAKEKVQNPEDELEYTIVHIKDNSSSEGDNSSPEEFQHDDMDMQEDDIASVNVTQRVGTINNLNCSFEDSMKTYQCVGCQKHFTTKTDLQTHQTIHKTFQKSMCPECGKTFLCTSALITHRQSHTGEKPFSCTICGKPFGQLSQLKTHERIHTDERPFTCLVCGKCFRCRSHLISHARIHKEDTVSAI encoded by the exons ATGCCATCCTGTATTGTCAAAGGATGTTCCTTCAGCTGGAAGAAGAAGGATCCCACCATCACCATCCATGCCTTCCCAAGAAGCAAAGAGATGATCAAGGCATGGCTGACACAGACCGGTCAAGATTTCGGAGACATTGATGCTTTTACTGATAAAGTATTCGAAGGGAAGAAGACGGACGCATTTCGCATATGTTCTCAGCATTTTACTCCAGATTCCTATACTAACGAGGGAATGAGGAGGAGTCTGAAGAAGGATGCTCTCCCAACAATATTTAACTGTACCGTACAGGCGACCACTACTGTAAAgaaaatacagaagaaaaaag AACGTCCTCCTCGTCCCAAGAGTGCAAAAAAGATCAGAAGTCGAATGACTCAAAGGATATTAAATATCaccctggagatcatctacctgttGACCGGAGAG GATTACACTGTTGTAAAGTCTCGTAAGCGCGCTAAAATGAGGGAATTGGGAGAATTGGATGTCCCCCAAACTCCATCGACAGTGGCACCACCCCCTCCCTCTCACAGCAATGAGGAAAACAATGATCGGCGGATTCTAGAACTCGCCTATAAGATCATTCAGCTCCTGAACGGAGAG GAGGGCGACTATTTGGAAGGACATCATGACTTTTATGCAGACATGTTGAATAATGAGCAGTCATTCAGATCACATG ATTTATCTGAGCATGGCCTTGTTTTATATACGTCTGACAACAAGGAGGAATCCATGCTTTATGAGGAAGGAACTTTCATGAATGCCTCCATTTATACTCCCGGTGGCCATCATCCATACCTATCTGCACATGATAAAGACGAATCGATCTCCCAAGAAGAAGAAGGTGAACTCATAGACACTGATATTACATGTACTCTGGTTAAAGAGGAGCCCCAATCATGTGATGAGGATAATTTCACAGACACTGATGGTTGGGTACTCGCCGATCATACGCAAGAAGATTCATCGTCTGTTCAGGAGGAAAATGACTTGTACGACAAAGGCAAAAAATCAGGCAAGGGTCGTAAACAGCAAGATTCATCTACTAATGTTGAGGAGCATATAGTCCAAAAACGGTCTACTCCTACTGCGAATGCGTCCCTCTCCTGTAAAGATGGAAATCTACGTACTGAATCTAGTAGTACTGGGGATTCTGAAAAGCGTGGTATGCAAAGCAAAAAGGCTCATGCAAAGGAAAAAGTTCAAAATCCTGAAGACGAGTTGGAGTACACCATTGTTCACATTAAAGATAACTCAAGCTCCGAAGGAGACAATTCTTCCCCTGAAGAGTTCCAACACGATGATATGGACATGCAAGAAGACGATATCGCTTCAGTAAATGTCACCCAGCGAGTCGGGACCATAAATAACTTGAACTGTTCTTTTGAGGATTCAATGAAGACCTATCAATGTGTCGGATGTCAGAAACACTTTACCACCAAGACAGATCTTCAGACACATCAGACAATCCATAAAACGTTCCAAAAGAGCATGTGCCCCGAATGTGGAAAAACCTTTCTATGCACTTCAGCTCTGATCACACACCGACAGAgtcacacgggagagaagcctTTCTCATGTACTATTTGTGGCAAACCATTTGGACAGCTGTCGCAGCTTAAGACGCACGAGCGAATACATACAGATGAGAGGCCCTTCACGTGTTTGGTCTGCGGCAAATGCTTTAGATGCAGGTCCCACCTGATATCACATGCGAGAATTCACAAGGAAGACACCGTATCTGCAATCTAA